A region of Candidatus Bathyarchaeia archaeon DNA encodes the following proteins:
- a CDS encoding ArsR family transcriptional regulator, with protein sequence MPYFWRFKRFPEGPLDPRQLRILVFLRSSGPHTSSEIAHALGYPVKFTRRTLQTLRRMGAVEVYLKPSRSLEDYGK encoded by the coding sequence CTTATTTCTGGAGGTTTAAGAGGTTTCCTGAGGGCCCGCTTGATCCGAGACAACTTAGAATATTGGTTTTTCTGAGGAGTAGCGGCCCGCATACTTCGAGCGAGATCGCCCACGCGCTAGGGTATCCCGTTAAGTTCACGCGGAGAACTTTGCAGACCCTGAGGAGGATGGGGGCGGTCGAGGTCTACCTCAAGCCCAGTAGAAGCCTGGAGGATTACGGCAAGTAG